CGATGGCATTGCCCGTGATGGCACCGACCGCACCACCGATCAGACCGCCGGCCAGCGCGTTTTGGCTCTTGTTGCCAATTGCAGCCCCCAGCCCCGCGCCGGTGAGACCACCGAGCACGGTGCCGTTGCGCTGATAGTTCGGCGTCTGGCATCCACCCGAAACAACCGTCGTCAGCGTGACCGCCAGCGACAATACGATAATGACGAGCGACTTCATGTCTGGTTCTCGTTTGCGATTCGACTCAAATCCATCCACGTCGATAACCTGCACACTAGCCAACAGCTAAGAAACCTGGCTCTTCCAACGCCCCCGGCCATCTCCCTCCGATCCTTGAGAGAAATTCCACGGGCCGCCGATGTTCGTCTCTCTCGCCTGTAGCGTCAAGACGAACTCCGCGCCAGTCCCTAGCCATTTACCGCTGCTAGCAGGCGCATTTTCAACGCGCAGCGGAATGCTTCATTATCTTCATCGGCAAAAACAACGAATTGTCGCAGTTCAATTTCCGCCGCTAGCGTTGCAATTCAGATATGCGCGTCTACAACGTGAAATCCAGAGTTACATTGGGCAGTTGATCCATTCTGCATTTTCGAATTAGAGGCGAGTTCTATATGAGCGATCGGCCACCGGTTTGGCGCATGGTCCAAGAAGCAGTGGAGAAACTCGGATCGCCGACGACGAACAAGGCGATTCGCGACTACATCCTCGCCAAGTACGGTGAAGTAAACGAGAAAACGATTGCCTGCCAGATCATCATTTGCAGCGTGAACCACCCCTCGAGAGTTCACTATCCTGAAAACAAGCGGCCAAGAATCTGCAATTCTCGCTACGACTTCTTATTTCGAACGGGAACAGGTGAAGTAACTCGCTTTGATGCAACTATCCACGGGCAATGGGAGATGCGCCTAAATGCATTTGGAAAGCTCGAAGTCGGACAAGCTATATCTGGTCCACCCGACGACCCTGAAAACGATGACGACCCAACCGACGAAGCCGGACTTCCCTTTGCACTCGAATGTCATCTGCGAGATTTTTTGGAGAAGAACATCAGCATCATCAAGGTGGACAACTCGCCGCTGAAAATTTTCCGAGATCACGAAGGCAATGCCGGAATTGAGTACGACACAGACGTCGGACGAATCGATATCCTCGCAATAGACTCTGCAAACAACCTCGTTGTAATTGAACTCAAAGTTAGTCGTGGATCTGACCGCGTCATCGGACAGATTCTTCGATACATGGGCTGGGTGAAAAAGCACTTGGCGGGCGAAAGGAAAGTTGCCGGGATCATCGTGGCATGCAACATCGACGATAAGCTTCGATACGCTGCAAGTTTACTTACCGACGTCATGCTGTTTGAGTATCAACTAAAGTTCGATTTGGATCGAGTCGCGCTTAAGTAGTTCAACAAAACTTCCTGTTCTAAATGTGGCGGCACCCATCGGCAGATCGAGTTCTCATTTCATGTTGAAGTGACCCGGCGAGCGGGTGATTTCGCCCGCGCCCGAGCTTCGCTCAGTGTTGGCCAAGACGAAAATCGCAACAGGCGAGGCGATGCATCTCAACCGCGAAAAATCTCCTTGACCGATTACGACGACTGTCGTAA
Above is a window of Anatilimnocola aggregata DNA encoding:
- a CDS encoding endonuclease NucS domain-containing protein, whose translation is MVQEAVEKLGSPTTNKAIRDYILAKYGEVNEKTIACQIIICSVNHPSRVHYPENKRPRICNSRYDFLFRTGTGEVTRFDATIHGQWEMRLNAFGKLEVGQAISGPPDDPENDDDPTDEAGLPFALECHLRDFLEKNISIIKVDNSPLKIFRDHEGNAGIEYDTDVGRIDILAIDSANNLVVIELKVSRGSDRVIGQILRYMGWVKKHLAGERKVAGIIVACNIDDKLRYAASLLTDVMLFEYQLKFDLDRVALK